In Euphorbia lathyris chromosome 10, ddEupLath1.1, whole genome shotgun sequence, the DNA window taagATAAGTAAAGTTACTAACCATAATTTCCCTCCAGATTGAAGTATAAATAAAACTACCCAGGTTTTACCTCACTTACATTTCTCCTTACCCATACCTCAAAACAAAGCAAAACATATCCATGCACTTACTTTACCTtattttaaaaatgataaaatgtaaaaatacttcTCTAACGTTTACagccagaagcaattttacctctaacgtctaaaattgtacaattttgcctctaacattgacagttaagagcaattctacctctaacattggcaagttttgtcgatttcagacattattataaaggaaaaattacaaaattaggtcaaattggaggcccatttacatatttaatccatttactcaacctattacatatctagactgattttgtatgactttcccataataccctcaatatttacgcgcgtctcgccccctcccgtctgacttcgcagattccatattatgtgaagcctgcgaagctaatgtttggatttacttgatgaatttagttcgcatatgcgaagctgtttgttttacttgatgaatttagttcgcatatgcgaagcctgtatatgttttgaagctaattcgcgaagtggtatataacaaaaaatggcaaacaacaacgaattctaacattaaaatcataacattatcaaaatttataataagattgccacaataacaacattcaaatcataacattatcaaaatttccaacaagattgccacaataaactcctaacaaatcacttcaaagtaaacctaactaatccggtaccaattttgaagcggatgagtaatcttggtgtgcaccatgagacacctccatcccaaaaggtctggacttccatttctcatctcaAAAATGgcagtccagaccttttgggatggatgtgtcccacggtgcacaccaagattactcattcgattcaaaattggtaccggattagttaggttcactttgaagattggcaccatgggatggacgtgtcccatggtgcaccccaagattggcacaatctctcctaactaaccattttaggagtgaatgtgtcaatcttgagggaagttaatccttatacaggaaggaaaatcatctcccctgcagcccagtacgtcgccttccagaaagggatgttacgtattcaaccaccttcagaaaaaactaatcgtgttaggcaggaaaaaagacgattttggcttcgtgaaatgaagattagcgaagcatgcgaatgtaaatgtgcagggaaagaggtgattttacttcgctaatcgattttttcgcgaagtctgcgaggtctgaaacgtgactatctacgtcgcatatcgatgctttcgcgaagtttgcgaggtctgaaacgtgaggatctattcgcagacttcgcgaactaatcgattcgcgaggtagatccatacgtttcagactctttctcttcgcagatcttcgcgaaatcattgattcacgaagtagatcgtcacttttCAGGCTCTTTTTCTTCGCAAAGCTTCGTGAaaccatcgattcacgaagtgtattcatgaaaaaatgcagaaaaaagaacagatacttacatttttcgcccctttcacccccaaaagcgacaataacaatatgatatgGGAAGAatgaaggaaataacgtagaaaaaccatttctttgatggtaacaagaagaaagaaaccaagcaacgaacaggaagatgaaaaaccatgacttcgttttttagggttaggaagttgcagaatcaagagatgaagagaggaaataattcattgtgattttaacgaaatggtgcagatttcgtgcaatttaaaggaagaaatgaagatcaaaagtcttcaaatcattaatgcaggagcaacttttcgcgtAACCAATGAGATTGGGGGAGCGAGCGGCCGTTCGCGATGTATGaaaagtgggaaggttaggggtattatgggaaagtcacacaaaatcagtctagatatgtagtaggttgagtaaatgggttacttatataaatggacctcccatttgacccagttttgtaatttttcctattataaaccacatatattttgttctttattctgcatcaattgcatattagttcatttaaaaataaaataaaacatgattTAATAACacaatttgagattaatatttataaattcggtgaaagtttttaatttttattgtccaactcgtacaatagaaagtatatttttaatttaaaaaaaaccatgtctaatcatatgtttatgatgtgttactaattagtgataaaatgactcacgtGTGAAATATAAAAGACAAAATTCATAACCAAAAAActagtttgataaattatttctcaaactgATACACATTAACAAATAGGTATAAAATTGTTCTTTGTTGCCAATGTTAGGAACAAAATTACACTATTTCAAATGTTATATTTCAGATGTTAAAGAGTAAATACTCCTCAAACATTAggtgttctttttttttttttttttttcatctttatCCCTTTTAAAAACCCTCAAAACACACAAAGaataaaggtaaaattgaacATGCCAAAGTTAGGAATACTTAAAAAGAGTTGTTGTTGCTGCAATATACAGACAAAAAACCACCTTCTCAATTGATTCAGCTATCATTCTTATCGTATAAGCTTAGCCAccgataatatatatataaatacacaCCAAACACTTATTTGTGTACATggccaaaaaaacaaaaatgaacacAACTAACCAGCTATATCTTGATTTTTGACTTCTACTATAAGAACTGAAAGCTATGTTACAAGAACATCATCTATTTCCCCCTTTTATCACTTCTAACAGACATCatcaaacctaatcaaattattaCAACACAAACAGTAAACAAACATACATCTACAACATTAATCTGCTGTTACAGATTCATTATCATTGCCTCCTATAACTAACTCTAAaccctttcctttcctttccttccCTTCTCTTCATCACCATTCTCAAACCAAGAACTTGACAAACCCACTTGTCGTATCGGTATCATAATGCCTTTATCTCAATGCTATATCCACAAGTCACACGGTCAACACCCAACACACCTTTACTCTTTCGGCCGGGCCAACCATAGAGAGCTAAGGGCTCGAAGCCGAGAAAAATAATCATTTATTGCCAGAAGAGCACGGGCTGACTGCCGGGTTGTTAATATACGGTGCAGTTGTTCAAGTGTTTGCTGCCTCAGATTATCGGCCTGATAGTTGCCAAACCAAAAACAACTGTAAGCAGTGGAACTACCATATGTGACAGAAGAAAACAATGGTGTGGGAAAGGAAACAACTCAAAGCATTTCATATATTCAAGTTCATATATGCAAACATCCTCAAACACCAAGTTTACATGATCAGTCAAATGACATAAGCCTTTAGATATAGGTTAAATTACTTGTTTACATGGAAAAACATTTGAGCTTGTTCGGAGATGTCGCTCACAAAATCTCTATGTTATTTGAAATTTCACCTCCTTTACAGGAATATTAGATTATGCTCGAACAAGTTTTCTCCTTAGTTCATAAATTCAATCTCATTAATGAGTTACACTAGCCAATTGAAATCTGCATTTTCCACTACTAGTTTGAGTAACAAACTAGAAGATCAAATCAAATCTCCTTGCATCAAAATACCCACCATAGGAATCCAAGCTAGCTAATTTTCAGACATTCCATCACTCAGTCCTCAAGAAACATTGAACAAATTTTGCATCCTCACTCTTCTCAGGCTTCAATAATTAGTATTTTTCAAGTCTAACAAAGCCAGAGTTAAATAAAGGCAGAACAAACATGAATCATCAATAAGTTCCAAGTATCTTAAGCTTTCAAGCATCAGTATGCAGCCAAATTCAAAATCCAACTATTCCGAACCTAGAAGAGCCAGCCACTAGTTCACCAGATTCCTAACTGAGatgaaaaaataaactaaactcATTTCCAAGATTTTTTTTCCACCTCTAATTCTGTGGAAGAAAGGGGAGAAAAAGTCTTCTATAATATCATGTGCATCTGACCTCCTAATGCAGTTTGTATATTCTATAAGCAGGATAGGTGCAATTACACGTTATCCTCATTTGTTCTACAGCTTAATTTCAAAGACCAGTCCATGTGGAGTTAATGTGCACATGATCCCCTACCAAATGTGTATCATCTGTTCGACCAAATCAAGTCAAGCTGCTTATTAGGGCATTATGATCTCTAGATGGTTTGGAGGCAGAAAAATTAAATGGACAAAATGTTGAAGTTAATGCATACCCCATTTTTTAAGCTTCAATTTAAAATGCCAGAACATTATATGAAGACATGTGCTCCAACTCCCTTGTCCATGCATATGTAGAGCATGTTGCGATGcacataaataattatatattctttagCCTGGATATTCCATATAACAGATATCTTAGAATGTGTTTTCTTTTAACAGACAAAATAGTACTGAAGCGGCTTCATTTTACAAATACAAAAGAAGTTGAAGGAAAAACCCAGATGCTGACAAAGTGAACCAAAATGGGAGCAAAACAAGAAAATGACGTGCTAAAGTCATCATGAAAGTTTGGCTTGAAACTTCAAAGATCCACTGCACCAAAAGAAATGTGTTTGGAACTCAATACAATAGATGACACAAATCTAGAAGAAACATACCTGACGAAGGAAACCATCTAGTGTTCCTAGCTTTCCCATGGCCATGGCCATCTGTCCCATATAGTTTGCCACGTTTCCAGAAGGACCTGATGCACCAGGGGTGCCATTGGCCAGTGTCTCAGCCAGAGATTGTTGCAAGGCTTCCATTCCTTGTGATAGAGCATCTTCAGCCTGCTGGGATGATTGCTGTAAGTTGTAGATGCCCATAAGCTGTTGCTCTGTTAGAGGTTCCAATTGATTCACAAGAAGCTGTACAATTTCACACATCCTAATTCAGGTTAACATGAAATCAAAATCTTAAGAGATAACTGTGGAAGTAATCAACGAGGATGAGGAGAGCAGAAAATAATTCAGAACCATGTTACTAACATTCCAAATGAGAAGGAACACCATAAAATGATTCAAGTCAAGATAATCTGGAGTTGCATAAAACCTAATTTTGACACTACCAATTGTGCCCATGTCAAAAGCTTCAGAAGAACAACCCACAAGATCTACAGAGTCTTCTAGATCTATATATAGATAGCTTACATGCATTTCCTACAACTTCTTTTTTAGTTCATCAAGTAAAAGAATAGCTCAATCAAGCAGCAAGGACACAACACAGAATGCTACTCTACCACATTCCTTCTTCACAACCCAACACATAACCGATCATTGTGGTCTTAAGCAAAGATATCAGAGCATTATGAGAGTAACTGATGGTGCAAACATGCAAAAACAAGATGATTCTCCCTAGATTGAACATTAATCaacaatttacatcatatggTGCAATGCGATGTGAAAAACTATCCATATACACCATCTAATGAAAATCAATCAAGACTGTATTGTCAATATATGTAAACATGGATCTGTACTAGACACTTTTCTACCCCTCCGCAATTATCCTAGTCCTGAAAATTAAAGTACAAAAGATCACACAACATTTTACAGGACAAATTTTATATATGGATCAGCAAAGAAACAACTAATTCTGCAGTGATAAAAATGCAACACTAGCAGCATGGATTCAAGAAAGTTTGGTAAATGGCTCCGAAATCTAGCTATATGCATTGTACCTAAGATCAATCAAGCAGATTGAAATGCAAGCCAATGCCCCCCATATTTTGAatcaaacaaactaaaaagaaaTATAGACAAAACTCACCTTCAGGAGCTCAGATGAACGGAAGCCACCAATCCACATAAAACACCTCTCTGCTGGTGTCTTCCACATTCCTGACAAGATGTGGAAAACATCAGCTTTGGCTGCAATGCCCTTCAGCCTGTAAATCTCATTGAAGTGTGCTATCACATTTTCAACAATGGAACGAAGTTCAGTGTCCCCGGCATGTGAATTGACTGCAGCTCTCAACTCATTTATCTGCCTGTTATGTTCTTCTAGCCACCGTGCGTACTCTACATCAAATGCCAACGCACCTGTAGAATAATGAAAAACACGGGGAGAAACAAAGTGAATACATTAGAAGCTCCTTGAAAATGAATCAATAAATTCTGCTATATACAGTTAGATGCCATTCACTTGATTATAAACAACATTGACAAAAAGTTTAGATTTGTGATATACTGATTATTACAAGTGATACCACATACACATGcacccaaataaataaatataagactATAAATTAAATACATACCATTCCCACTCATTGAATGGGATTGATCTCCTGAGcttgaaataaaaattccctAGATGTGAAAAAGAACTAATTGTTAAAACTCAAGAGAAAATTCTGTCACATGATTGGTAAGTTAACAATATAAGACACTATATCACCTGTTGGCGAGCTCTTTGAAGCTCTTGCTCAAGTGTAGTTAGCTTCAGCCTACTGCTCTCCAGTTGTTGTACATATGCCTACGAAGTTAGAAGGAAGGAGTTCAACAACAGCCATTTTAGATCACATAAATAACCAGAAAGAAGTATATGTCAGCTCATGAAATTAAATGCAAAAGGCTACACAAAAGATGCATGAAATCAGATTGGACTCACTTTTTTCCTTAACCGGCTCTTTCTGGCAGCTTCACGATTTTGAGCAAGTCTGCGTAGTGTCTGAAAGatgataataaaataaaaagagtaAGGATGACCAAATCTATGACATATTTTTTGCACTGCATATGAAAAATCAGTTAAAATCGTTGGACCTTTTGATCCCCTGCCTTCTCCTTTGATTTGTCACTAGAATCCGATGCCATAACTGCGGTGGATTGTCCTCTTTCAAACTGCACTTATGAAAAGATAAGTTATAACCTCTCACTGTCCAATAGTCTAAAGAGAGCCTGCAGAGTTATGCAACTACTTAGAAGTAAAAATTGTTTCATTATTACGAAGTGCAAAACAAGCTTGTTTGAAAGTGCATAAACCAttcaaaattgtaaaaaaaggACATATGGGAAGTCATGAACAAAGAGACTTCACCTGATTGTTTTTGTCATCTGTGTCATCAGTTGAGGTGTCCGTTCTAGAGCTTCCATCCCCGGCGTTGGTCTCTCCCCAATTCTCGCGATGGCTACCAATCATAGAGACTGGATTTGATTGTTGTAAATTTTGGTTACCCACAATAGCAgcagacagatttatatctgaTGGTGCAAGTGACTGAAACACCCATAACACTCATTCCAAGTGAAGTTTTGAGAGAAAAAGATAGTTTAAACAAAATCCATCAATATAACAAGTGCAGAATTGGTACACTAAAAAAGAAATGTTCACCTTGCCAAATTGGAAATCAACACCCAGTGATTGGCTACTTGACTTTAATTGATTAAACATAGAATCTGGAAGATAACAgatttatgaaattaaaaagAATGGTATACATGCAGTGTACTACATAATTCATAACAACTTGGTCAATCCAAAGGAGAAAATCAATAGTCTGACAACATTATTACATTTTGGTCGAAGATGAAACCATGGCTTCAAAGACCATACTGTGAGTTGGAATCACTCAGTATGCAAGGACTCCTTCCATATCCATACCCATTCAAGGTATTGCAAACAAGGTATACTAAATAACAAATTAAGAGAAAATTTAATTTGGCATTGTAGGAAAGGTGTAGTGGAAATGGATCCAGGTTGATCAATCTACCATGGGATTTCTATTAGCCCTATTATCTAGGCTATCACTGACAGCCAAGTAGCATGTACTAGTAGCCAAAACAAAGACCAAAAGAAAGCAGagcaaataaaacaaattaggAACTGAAGGTTCAAAACAAAGTAGggaatgaaaaaataaatacaatatatataaagcatATAACAGAATTTGCAGAAGTTCAAAATAAGAGCTTGGGGACTCCATACTTCTGCTAAGATCAACAGCATCATCTACACGAAATCCAAGAGATTGTTCGAGTGttccaaaatctgaaattcgAGAAGAACGAATATTATTTCCTTCTGTGCCCCTGAAAACCATGTCATAATAACTATTAGCACGCAGTAAGTAAAACCAACAATCAGAAAGCAAAGAGAAGATATATGTTAAACTTGAACGGCAAATCAAACAATTAActtgtgtgtgtgtgtaaaaCTTGTATTTCATCAATAAATGAGGAGAGCATCTGATTGAACCTTATAAATTCAGTTATGTAGTTTCATCTGAAATGAAGTatataaaagagaaaaaa includes these proteins:
- the LOC136208507 gene encoding transcription factor TGA2.3-like isoform X2, encoding MGTRPLSVGAQNDNNAVTGMPSLVPPIPTSNPMGTEGNNIRSSRISDFGTLEQSLGFRVDDAVDLSRNSMFNQLKSSSQSLGVDFQFGKSLAPSDINLSAAIVGNQNLQQSNPVSMIGSHRENWGETNAGDGSSRTDTSTDDTDDKNNQFERGQSTAVMASDSSDKSKEKAGDQKTLRRLAQNREAARKSRLRKKAYVQQLESSRLKLTTLEQELQRARQQGIFISSSGDQSHSMSGNGALAFDVEYARWLEEHNRQINELRAAVNSHAGDTELRSIVENVIAHFNEIYRLKGIAAKADVFHILSGMWKTPAERCFMWIGGFRSSELLKLLVNQLEPLTEQQLMGIYNLQQSSQQAEDALSQGMEALQQSLAETLANGTPGASGPSGNVANYMGQMAMAMGKLGTLDGFLRQAKEYIIIYVHRNMLYICMDKGVGAHVFI
- the LOC136208507 gene encoding transcription factor TGA2.3-like isoform X3; the protein is MFNQLKSSSQSLGVDFQFGKSLAPSDINLSAAIVGNQNLQQSNPVSMIGSHRENWGETNAGDGSSRTDTSTDDTDDKNNQFERGQSTAVMASDSSDKSKEKAGDQKTLRRLAQNREAARKSRLRKKAYVQQLESSRLKLTTLEQELQRARQQGIFISSSGDQSHSMSGNGALAFDVEYARWLEEHNRQINELRAAVNSHAGDTELRSIVENVIAHFNEIYRLKGIAAKADVFHILSGMWKTPAERCFMWIGGFRSSELLKLLVNQLEPLTEQQLMGIYNLQQSSQQAEDALSQGMEALQQSLAETLANGTPGASGPSGNVANYMGQMAMAMGKLGTLDGFLRQADNLRQQTLEQLHRILTTRQSARALLAINDYFSRLRALSSLWLARPKE
- the LOC136208507 gene encoding transcription factor TGA2.3-like isoform X1, whose protein sequence is MGTRPLSVGAQNDNNAVTGMPSLVPPIPTSNPMGTEGNNIRSSRISDFGTLEQSLGFRVDDAVDLSRNSMFNQLKSSSQSLGVDFQFGKSLAPSDINLSAAIVGNQNLQQSNPVSMIGSHRENWGETNAGDGSSRTDTSTDDTDDKNNQFERGQSTAVMASDSSDKSKEKAGDQKTLRRLAQNREAARKSRLRKKAYVQQLESSRLKLTTLEQELQRARQQGIFISSSGDQSHSMSGNGALAFDVEYARWLEEHNRQINELRAAVNSHAGDTELRSIVENVIAHFNEIYRLKGIAAKADVFHILSGMWKTPAERCFMWIGGFRSSELLKLLVNQLEPLTEQQLMGIYNLQQSSQQAEDALSQGMEALQQSLAETLANGTPGASGPSGNVANYMGQMAMAMGKLGTLDGFLRQADNLRQQTLEQLHRILTTRQSARALLAINDYFSRLRALSSLWLARPKE